A stretch of the Rhizomicrobium sp. genome encodes the following:
- a CDS encoding class I SAM-dependent methyltransferase, with protein MTDALNITPGADVPETKPAKPTLLGRFAAQYADIKTPFEVVLPDGTHQRFGQGTPTFQLAIRSDRGLKAVTSLDEGKIADAYLSGDIDLEGDMMKPFELRGSMKDFHLVTEAWRYIQPLFFGQVHTNKQAISHHYDIDSEFFLSFLDPVTPCYTQGVYLSPDEGLDVATLRKFDYCFEKLKLKPGDHILEVGPGWGAWFEYAAARGVKCTGISISKESIRFLTEKGKRLGHDWELVESDLFDYTPGVKYDAIVIMGVIEHLPDYMRVLNKFMTLVKPGGRVFLDGSACIKKYELSSFMVKYIYPGNHSFLVLDDFLNKLAKTPFQCEEVFNDRMSYCYTFVQWAKNLDAHKDFLVEKFGDFNFRRFRLYLWGAAYEFVSRSLDCYRLILQLPEDAVVEK; from the coding sequence ATGACGGACGCGTTGAACATCACACCGGGCGCCGACGTGCCGGAGACCAAGCCGGCCAAGCCGACCCTGCTGGGCCGCTTCGCCGCGCAATATGCCGACATCAAGACGCCGTTCGAAGTCGTCCTGCCCGACGGGACGCATCAGCGCTTCGGCCAGGGCACGCCGACCTTCCAGCTCGCCATCCGCTCGGACCGCGGCCTCAAGGCGGTCACCAGCCTGGACGAGGGCAAGATCGCCGACGCCTATCTGTCGGGCGACATCGACCTCGAAGGCGACATGATGAAGCCGTTCGAGCTGCGCGGTTCGATGAAGGATTTCCATCTCGTCACCGAGGCCTGGCGCTATATCCAGCCGCTGTTCTTCGGGCAGGTGCACACCAACAAGCAGGCGATCTCGCACCACTACGACATCGATTCGGAATTCTTCCTGTCGTTCCTCGATCCGGTGACGCCCTGCTACACCCAGGGCGTCTATCTGAGCCCGGATGAGGGGCTGGACGTCGCGACGCTGCGCAAGTTCGACTATTGCTTCGAGAAGCTGAAGCTGAAGCCGGGCGACCACATCCTCGAGGTCGGGCCGGGCTGGGGCGCGTGGTTCGAATATGCCGCGGCGCGCGGCGTGAAATGCACCGGCATCTCGATCTCCAAGGAGTCGATCCGCTTCCTGACCGAGAAGGGCAAGAGACTGGGGCACGACTGGGAGCTGGTCGAGAGCGACCTGTTCGACTACACGCCGGGCGTCAAATACGACGCCATCGTGATCATGGGCGTGATCGAGCACCTGCCGGACTATATGCGCGTGCTCAACAAGTTCATGACTCTGGTCAAGCCGGGCGGGCGCGTCTTCCTGGACGGCAGCGCCTGCATCAAGAAGTACGAGCTGTCGTCCTTCATGGTGAAATACATCTATCCGGGCAACCATTCGTTCCTGGTGCTGGACGACTTCCTCAACAAGCTCGCCAAGACGCCGTTCCAGTGCGAGGAGGTGTTCAACGACCGGATGAGCTATTGCTACACTTTCGTCCAATGGGCGAAGAATCTCGACGCGCACAAGGATTTCCTGGTCGAGAAATTCGGCGACTTCAACTTCCGCCGCTTCCGGCTCTATCTGTGGGGCGCCGCGTACGAGTTCGTCAGCCGGAGCCTCGACTGCTACCGCCTGATCCTCCAGCTACCGGAGGATGCGGTGGTCGAGAAATAG
- a CDS encoding phosphoadenylyl-sulfate reductase: MSATVTVIDSKRGIGPRAFDRAGQGAADPLVVAKLAQLQDAARGRDAHGILELALTGEFKGKSAVVSSFGAESAVLLHLVAQIDPATPILFLNTGKLFGETLRYRDRLQDVLGLGDIRALAPNPTERQRSDPEGTLWSRDTDACCNVRKVIPLKRALEPFAAQITGRKRFQTRERAEMAPVEFFDGHFRFNPLADWTLADLDGYTDTYSLPRHPLVEDGYPSIGCMPCTRRVQAGEDYRAGRWSGLDKDECGIHIGVDGEGI, translated from the coding sequence GTGAGCGCCACCGTCACCGTCATCGACTCCAAGCGCGGGATCGGCCCCAGGGCGTTCGACCGCGCGGGGCAGGGTGCCGCCGATCCGCTGGTCGTCGCCAAGCTGGCACAGCTCCAAGATGCCGCGCGCGGCCGCGACGCGCACGGCATCCTCGAACTCGCGCTGACCGGCGAGTTCAAGGGCAAGAGTGCGGTCGTCTCCTCCTTCGGCGCGGAGTCCGCGGTCCTTCTTCACCTTGTGGCGCAGATCGATCCCGCGACACCGATCCTCTTCCTCAACACCGGCAAGCTGTTCGGCGAAACGCTGCGCTACCGCGACCGGCTGCAGGATGTGCTCGGGCTCGGAGACATCCGCGCCCTCGCGCCCAATCCAACCGAGCGCCAGCGCAGCGATCCCGAAGGCACGCTGTGGTCGCGCGATACCGATGCCTGCTGCAACGTGCGCAAGGTGATCCCGCTCAAGCGGGCACTGGAGCCTTTCGCGGCGCAGATCACCGGCCGCAAGCGTTTCCAGACCCGCGAGCGCGCCGAGATGGCGCCGGTCGAATTCTTCGACGGCCATTTCCGTTTCAATCCGCTGGCCGATTGGACGCTCGCCGACCTCGACGGCTACACCGACACGTACAGCCTGCCGCGCCATCCCTTGGTCGAAGACGGCTATCCCTCGATCGGCTGCATGCCCTGCACCCGCCGCGTCCAGGCCGGCGAGGACTACCGTGCGGGCCGCTGGTCCGGCCTCGACAAGGACGAGTGCGGCATCCACATCGGCGTCGACGGCGAGGGGATTTAG
- a CDS encoding NAD(P)-dependent oxidoreductase, with translation MLPILLNSQTVRAGLAGAGDGHARRATLLAEAGLAALAVSPDEPLPPLDVLFIAGLDAGRTAALAAKARAAGILVNAEDIPELCDFHVPAMVRRGDLILTASTGGHAPGLARRLREWLEGKFGPEWSGHLADTAQARARWRAAGLPPAEVSRRTRDLIAERGWLS, from the coding sequence TTGCTCCCCATTTTGCTCAACAGCCAGACTGTCCGTGCGGGCCTTGCCGGCGCGGGTGATGGCCATGCGCGCCGGGCGACGTTGCTCGCCGAGGCGGGCTTGGCCGCGCTGGCGGTGAGCCCGGATGAGCCCCTGCCGCCGCTGGACGTGCTTTTCATCGCCGGCCTCGACGCCGGCCGGACCGCGGCATTGGCTGCCAAAGCGCGCGCCGCCGGCATCCTGGTCAATGCCGAGGACATTCCAGAGCTCTGCGACTTCCATGTTCCCGCCATGGTGCGGCGCGGCGATCTCATCCTGACCGCTTCGACCGGCGGCCATGCGCCCGGTCTGGCCCGCCGGCTGCGCGAATGGCTGGAGGGCAAGTTCGGGCCCGAATGGAGCGGCCACCTCGCCGATACCGCCCAGGCCCGCGCCCGCTGGCGCGCCGCCGGCCTGCCGCCGGCTGAAGTCTCCCGCCGCACCCGCGACCTGATCGCGGAGAGGGGCTGGCTCTCGTGA
- a CDS encoding FliM/FliN family flagellar motor switch protein: MSSNIAGVKVEISVVLGSSTIPMHQLLRMGRGAVIELDSKQDDPVLILANDKPVAKGEIIIHGDKIAVSITDILKGYQ, encoded by the coding sequence ATGTCCTCCAATATCGCCGGCGTCAAAGTCGAAATCTCCGTGGTCCTGGGGAGTTCGACCATACCCATGCATCAGCTCCTGCGCATGGGCCGCGGCGCCGTTATCGAGCTCGATTCCAAGCAGGACGATCCGGTCTTGATCCTCGCCAACGACAAGCCGGTGGCCAAGGGCGAGATCATCATCCATGGCGACAAGATCGCGGTCTCCATCACGGACATCCTGAAGGGCTATCAATAA
- the lipB gene encoding lipoyl(octanoyl) transferase LipB: MVSEALTRPAVEWRIAPGLTPYDEAVAFMEERAAAIAAGQRPELVWLLEHPPIYTAGTSAKDADLIDARFPVFKTGRGGQYTYHGPGQRVGYVMLDLKRRRPDVRAYVHDLEDWLIRTLAAFNVKGERREGRVGIWVARGSREDKIAAIGVRVRRWVTFHGVSLNVDPDLGHFSGIVPCGISEHGVTSLHDLGLPVTMADVDVAMRQAFDGVFG, from the coding sequence ATGGTTTCGGAGGCGTTAACGCGGCCCGCCGTGGAATGGCGGATCGCGCCCGGGCTCACGCCCTACGACGAGGCCGTGGCCTTCATGGAGGAGCGCGCCGCCGCCATCGCGGCGGGGCAGCGGCCCGAACTGGTCTGGCTGCTGGAACATCCGCCGATCTACACGGCAGGGACGAGCGCCAAGGATGCCGATCTCATCGACGCGCGCTTTCCGGTGTTCAAGACGGGACGCGGCGGGCAATACACCTATCATGGGCCGGGGCAGCGGGTGGGCTATGTGATGCTCGACCTCAAGCGGCGGCGGCCCGACGTGCGCGCCTATGTGCACGATCTGGAGGACTGGCTCATCCGCACCCTGGCGGCGTTCAACGTCAAGGGCGAACGGCGCGAGGGACGCGTGGGGATCTGGGTGGCGCGAGGTTCGCGCGAGGACAAGATCGCCGCGATCGGCGTGCGGGTGCGGCGCTGGGTGACGTTCCATGGCGTGAGCCTGAATGTCGATCCGGACCTCGGCCATTTCTCGGGCATCGTGCCGTGCGGGATCAGCGAACACGGCGTGACCAGCCTGCACGATCTGGGGTTGCCGGTCACGATGGCCGACGTCGACGTCGCGATGCGCCAGGCCTTCGACGGCGTGTTCGGCTGA
- a CDS encoding acylphosphatase, translated as MSSDDDFTHLRLRIEGFVQAVGYRNYVIAEAARLGVDGWIRNRADGTVEVLVSGPNKAVEALIGLCMKGPPGSTVRNVEMHKADAAGEKGFRRRPSL; from the coding sequence ATGAGCAGCGACGACGACTTCACCCATCTGCGCCTTCGGATCGAAGGCTTCGTCCAGGCGGTGGGCTACCGGAACTATGTGATCGCCGAAGCCGCGCGGCTGGGCGTCGACGGCTGGATCCGCAACCGTGCCGACGGCACGGTGGAGGTGTTGGTCTCCGGTCCCAACAAGGCCGTCGAGGCCCTGATCGGGCTCTGCATGAAAGGTCCGCCCGGCTCGACCGTGCGCAATGTCGAGATGCACAAGGCCGATGCCGCGGGCGAGAAGGGCTTCCGCCGCCGCCCGTCGCTCTAG
- a CDS encoding TonB-dependent receptor: protein MRHSRWTIAAMAAVLATVAAQAEPAQSGILTYDAAFFAEARPNTAYDMIKRLPGFNFDAGATARGFAGTAGNVLIDGQRPTTKSDALDSVLQRIPAADVDHVELIRGGAPGIDMQGQTVVANVIRKKEDSTRIVATAEDSIFTDGHMIPYASLEFTQHSGQSTYEGSAGLIQNYDDSVGKGYHNVYDGAGNLLTHDVAYSRGLGVGGSVKGAATFPLLGGEFKINGLLLISPFVDDLRYQRPGFTEDFHDDSREGRAELGLHWKGLVGGMELETLVLQRLGHSTARSTADDGATFQDFGSRSDTGETIARATLRYRPTPDLTFEGGAEGAYNFLDGRTRFAINAVDQPLPSADARVEERRGEAFAQGTWRISEQWMFEAGARAEYSTISESGSVDLSRSFFYPKPRAVLTWSPGKDTQVRLRYEKVVGQLDFTNFIASANLSATGVTVGNQNLRPDQHAQYEISLEQHFWDKGAVVLGFMHEDIKDVVDYVPIADPLGNVFDAPGNIGNGRNEHITLNVTLPLDRIGLTNGLLVTTAIWDVSSVRDPVSGMDRWISGQRPNNINIKLSQDVDSLKSTWGVSYYNCWDEQYYRLAQVRYRHVAAPYVVLFWEWKPDPEWSLHVEADNVWGFVYTDTNIAYSGPRNVSPIADIDKYVAQSRPYVDIQLRHTL, encoded by the coding sequence GTGCGGCACAGCAGATGGACGATCGCGGCGATGGCCGCGGTGCTGGCGACCGTCGCCGCGCAGGCGGAGCCCGCGCAGAGCGGTATCCTCACCTATGACGCGGCGTTCTTCGCCGAGGCGCGGCCCAACACCGCCTACGACATGATCAAGCGGCTGCCGGGATTCAATTTCGATGCGGGCGCCACGGCGCGCGGCTTCGCGGGCACCGCGGGCAACGTCCTGATCGACGGCCAGCGGCCGACCACCAAGAGCGATGCGCTCGACTCCGTCCTGCAGCGCATCCCCGCCGCCGATGTCGACCATGTCGAGCTGATCCGCGGCGGCGCGCCGGGCATCGACATGCAGGGCCAGACGGTGGTCGCCAACGTCATCCGCAAGAAGGAGGACTCGACGCGCATCGTGGCGACGGCAGAAGATTCGATCTTCACCGACGGGCACATGATCCCCTATGCGTCGCTGGAGTTCACGCAGCATTCGGGGCAATCGACCTATGAAGGTTCGGCCGGGCTGATCCAGAACTACGACGACTCGGTCGGCAAGGGCTATCACAACGTCTATGACGGCGCGGGCAACCTGCTGACTCATGACGTGGCGTATTCTCGCGGTCTCGGTGTCGGCGGGTCGGTCAAGGGCGCAGCGACCTTTCCGCTGCTGGGCGGCGAGTTCAAGATCAACGGCCTGCTTCTCATCAGCCCGTTCGTGGACGATCTGCGCTATCAGCGTCCCGGCTTCACCGAGGATTTCCATGACGATTCGCGCGAAGGACGCGCCGAGCTCGGCCTGCACTGGAAAGGCCTGGTCGGCGGCATGGAGCTCGAGACGCTGGTGCTGCAGCGCCTCGGCCATTCGACCGCGCGCTCGACCGCGGATGACGGCGCGACGTTCCAGGATTTCGGCTCGCGCAGCGATACCGGCGAGACCATCGCGCGCGCCACGCTGCGCTACCGCCCGACGCCGGACCTGACCTTCGAGGGCGGCGCGGAGGGCGCCTACAATTTCCTCGACGGCCGGACGCGTTTCGCGATCAACGCCGTCGACCAGCCCCTGCCCTCCGCCGATGCGCGGGTCGAGGAACGGCGCGGCGAAGCGTTCGCGCAAGGCACCTGGAGGATCTCGGAGCAGTGGATGTTCGAGGCGGGCGCGCGGGCGGAATATTCCACGATCAGCGAGAGCGGCTCGGTCGATCTCAGCCGCTCCTTCTTCTATCCCAAGCCGCGGGCGGTGCTGACCTGGTCGCCGGGCAAGGATACGCAGGTGCGCCTGCGTTACGAGAAGGTGGTGGGACAGCTCGACTTCACCAATTTCATCGCCTCGGCGAATCTGTCGGCGACCGGCGTGACGGTGGGCAACCAGAACCTGCGGCCCGACCAGCATGCGCAATACGAGATCTCCCTCGAGCAGCATTTCTGGGACAAGGGCGCGGTGGTGCTCGGCTTCATGCATGAGGACATCAAGGACGTGGTCGACTATGTCCCGATCGCCGACCCGCTCGGCAACGTGTTCGATGCGCCGGGCAATATCGGCAACGGCCGCAACGAGCACATCACGCTGAACGTGACGCTGCCGCTGGACAGGATCGGCCTCACCAACGGCCTGCTCGTCACGACGGCGATCTGGGACGTCAGCTCGGTGCGCGATCCGGTGAGCGGCATGGACCGCTGGATCTCCGGCCAGCGGCCCAACAACATCAACATCAAGCTGAGCCAGGACGTCGACAGCCTGAAATCGACCTGGGGCGTGTCGTATTACAATTGCTGGGACGAGCAATATTACCGTCTGGCGCAGGTCCGCTACCGCCATGTCGCGGCGCCCTATGTGGTGCTGTTCTGGGAGTGGAAGCCCGATCCGGAATGGAGCCTGCACGTCGAGGCCGACAATGTCTGGGGCTTCGTCTATACCGACACGAACATCGCCTATAGCGGGCCGCGCAACGTCTCGCCGATCGCCGATATCGACAAGTACGTCGCGCAGTCGCGGCCGTATGTCGATATCCAGTTGAGGCACACGCTTTAG
- a CDS encoding acetyl/propionyl/methylcrotonyl-CoA carboxylase subunit alpha, with the protein MFKKILIANRGEIACRVIKTARKMGIKTVAVYSDADRDALHVEMADEAVHIGPPPSAQSYLVIDRIVQACKDTGAQAVHPGYGFLSEREAFAEALAKAGVVFIGPNNRAIAAMGDKIESKKLAQAAKVNTVPGFIGEITDDAHARAIAKEIGYPVMVKASAGGGGKGLRIVHKEDELVQAIKSSQHEAKASFGDDRLFIEKFVTEPRHIEIQVMGDKHGNVVYLNERECSIQRRNQKVIEEAPSPFLDAATRKAMGEQAVMLSKAVGYDSAGTVEFIVDKHRNFYFLEMNTRLQVEHPVTELTTGLDLVELMIRSAYGEKLPVQQSDIGIHGWAVESRVYAEDPYRGFLPSTGRLIRYRPPAEGTRGGITVRNDTGVYEGGEISMFYDPMIAKLCTHAPTRTQAIDAMAVALDQFRIEGINHNIAFLTAIMHNARFRSGALTTAFIAEEFPDGFHGQPTTDVDKHRFVAAAIAARLVRALRASGISGTMNGAYRIASDFVVTIDGQAFAVSNANLAAGNLHLAIDGKPYTALTEWQVGQPIMYLSGTDGEHAIQLSRISGGYKLGQGGRTVTAIVRSPTAARLAALMPKKIAPDTSKLLLCPMPGLIVSINVHEGQDVKAGETLAVVEAMKMENVLTAERDGKIKKVNAAKGDSLALDDVILEFAD; encoded by the coding sequence GTGTTCAAGAAAATCCTGATCGCCAATCGCGGCGAAATCGCCTGCCGCGTCATCAAGACCGCCCGCAAGATGGGCATCAAGACCGTCGCGGTCTATTCCGACGCCGACCGCGATGCCCTCCATGTCGAGATGGCCGACGAGGCCGTCCATATCGGCCCGCCGCCCTCGGCGCAGTCCTATCTGGTGATCGACCGCATCGTGCAGGCCTGCAAGGACACCGGCGCGCAGGCGGTGCATCCCGGCTACGGCTTCCTGTCGGAGCGTGAAGCTTTCGCCGAAGCCCTGGCCAAGGCCGGCGTCGTCTTCATCGGTCCCAACAACCGCGCCATCGCCGCGATGGGCGACAAGATCGAATCCAAGAAGCTCGCCCAGGCCGCCAAGGTGAACACCGTCCCCGGCTTCATCGGCGAGATCACCGACGACGCCCATGCCCGCGCCATCGCGAAGGAGATCGGCTATCCGGTGATGGTGAAGGCCAGCGCCGGCGGCGGCGGCAAGGGCCTGCGCATCGTCCACAAGGAAGACGAGCTGGTCCAGGCGATCAAGTCCTCGCAGCACGAGGCCAAGGCCAGCTTCGGCGACGACCGCCTCTTCATCGAGAAATTCGTCACCGAGCCGCGCCACATCGAAATCCAGGTGATGGGCGACAAGCACGGCAACGTCGTCTACCTGAACGAGCGCGAATGCTCGATCCAGCGCCGCAACCAGAAAGTCATCGAGGAGGCGCCGTCCCCCTTCCTCGACGCCGCCACCCGCAAGGCGATGGGCGAGCAGGCCGTGATGCTCTCGAAGGCCGTAGGCTATGACAGCGCCGGCACGGTGGAGTTCATCGTCGACAAGCACCGCAATTTCTACTTCCTCGAGATGAACACCCGCCTCCAGGTCGAGCATCCGGTGACGGAGCTCACGACCGGCCTCGACCTCGTCGAGCTGATGATCCGCTCGGCCTATGGCGAGAAGCTCCCGGTCCAGCAGTCCGATATCGGCATCCACGGCTGGGCCGTCGAAAGCCGCGTCTACGCCGAAGATCCCTATCGCGGCTTCCTGCCCTCCACCGGCCGCCTGATCCGCTACCGCCCGCCGGCCGAAGGCACCCGCGGCGGCATCACGGTGCGCAACGACACCGGCGTCTACGAAGGCGGCGAGATCTCGATGTTCTACGATCCGATGATCGCCAAGCTCTGCACCCACGCGCCGACCCGCACCCAGGCGATCGACGCCATGGCGGTGGCCCTCGACCAGTTCCGCATCGAAGGCATCAACCACAACATCGCCTTCCTCACCGCGATCATGCACAACGCGCGCTTCCGCTCCGGCGCCCTCACCACCGCCTTCATCGCGGAAGAATTCCCCGACGGCTTCCACGGCCAGCCCACCACGGATGTCGACAAACACCGCTTCGTTGCGGCAGCGATCGCCGCGCGACTGGTCCGCGCCCTGCGCGCCAGCGGCATCTCCGGCACGATGAACGGCGCCTACCGGATCGCGAGCGATTTCGTCGTCACCATCGACGGCCAGGCCTTCGCCGTCTCGAACGCCAACCTCGCCGCCGGCAATCTGCACCTCGCCATCGACGGCAAGCCCTACACCGCGCTCACCGAATGGCAGGTCGGCCAGCCGATCATGTATCTCTCGGGCACGGACGGGGAGCATGCGATCCAGCTCAGCCGCATCTCCGGCGGCTACAAGCTGGGCCAGGGCGGCCGCACCGTTACGGCCATCGTCCGCTCCCCCACCGCCGCGCGCCTCGCCGCCCTGATGCCCAAGAAGATCGCGCCGGACACGTCGAAGCTGCTGCTCTGTCCGATGCCTGGCCTGATCGTTTCGATCAACGTCCACGAAGGCCAGGACGTGAAGGCCGGCGAGACGCTGGCGGTGGTCGAGGCGATGAAGATGGAGAACGTCCTGACCGCCGAGCGCGACGGCAAGATCAAGAAGGTCAACGCCGCCAAGGGCGACAGCCTGGCGCTGGACGACGTGATCCTGGAATTCGCGGATTGA
- a CDS encoding FUSC family membrane protein, whose amino-acid sequence MARFVHTLRRAVLRPHIENGLSVAAGVALSGSIAGAGFGLLGGIAAATGALCVSVADQPDPLNEKPRVLVAAWVMAVVVTLLALFAKETPWTLAPATAAIGLWAGLISAYGKRALTLGVVSVLAFVMAMGSLDPPWPHLALFALGGALYAAYAQVSAWAFDRRVRRLLMIEALHRFEGFLRAKAGLLDPAIDNAKAFTALIEAHAACVERMQIARDAVYARDKTPWQRRQVIALIALLDGFETILSSDADIEMLRASQHRHLMRRLKAFTLALADDIAMLTLALDDGGVVVGSHKEARDEIAAEIARLAKASEGRADELLVIAAFRSTADKLAQAAERIAAIAAALLPTPALAPLPHPGVDLAAFRQALPRDFSVLQAQFSLKAPAMRYAIRLALAMTTGLAVTLFLPGISHASWVLLTTALIMRANYSVTRQRRTDRVIGTLIGCTVAAGLLAFVPTAYLLVLVAMAVGVSHAFGAVNYRVTAVAASISALLLLHFLQPGAHHVLAERVLDTLIGAALSYVFAFLLPNWEHQELPRTVAALLKADGDFARAALTRTRVEMVYRLARKRLFDAVANLSGAVRRLADEPDVERATLARLNDLLSANYLLLSDLTSMQVLFKLRGAELDAAQSDALLKEVCERVSETLGGKGDGKKASPRLGAATDLHQPNGMAVLKRRLVHIEHAARRVAQLAGG is encoded by the coding sequence ATGGCACGGTTTGTCCACACCCTGCGGCGGGCAGTGCTCCGGCCGCATATCGAGAACGGCTTGTCGGTCGCGGCCGGCGTCGCGCTGAGCGGCAGCATCGCGGGCGCCGGCTTCGGCCTGCTGGGTGGAATCGCCGCGGCCACCGGCGCGCTGTGCGTCAGCGTCGCGGACCAGCCCGATCCGTTGAACGAGAAGCCGCGGGTCCTGGTCGCCGCCTGGGTGATGGCCGTCGTCGTGACCCTGCTGGCGCTGTTCGCCAAGGAGACGCCGTGGACGCTGGCGCCCGCCACGGCGGCGATCGGACTGTGGGCGGGGCTGATCTCGGCCTATGGCAAGCGCGCCCTGACGCTGGGCGTGGTCAGCGTGCTGGCCTTCGTGATGGCGATGGGCTCGCTGGACCCGCCCTGGCCGCACCTGGCGCTCTTCGCGCTGGGCGGTGCGCTCTACGCAGCCTATGCGCAGGTCTCGGCCTGGGCGTTCGACCGGCGGGTGCGCCGGCTCCTGATGATCGAGGCCCTGCACCGCTTCGAGGGTTTCCTGCGGGCCAAGGCGGGCCTGCTCGATCCGGCGATCGACAACGCCAAGGCGTTCACCGCGCTGATCGAGGCGCATGCGGCCTGCGTGGAGCGGATGCAGATCGCGCGCGACGCGGTCTATGCCCGCGACAAGACGCCCTGGCAGCGGCGGCAGGTGATCGCGCTGATCGCGTTGCTGGACGGCTTCGAGACCATCCTGTCGAGCGATGCGGATATCGAGATGCTGCGCGCCTCGCAGCACCGCCATCTGATGCGGCGGCTCAAGGCCTTCACCCTGGCGCTGGCCGACGACATCGCGATGCTGACGCTGGCGCTCGACGACGGCGGCGTCGTGGTCGGCTCGCACAAGGAGGCCCGCGACGAGATCGCGGCGGAGATCGCGCGCCTCGCCAAGGCGTCGGAGGGACGGGCGGACGAGCTGCTGGTCATCGCGGCGTTCCGCTCCACGGCGGACAAGCTGGCCCAGGCGGCGGAGCGCATCGCGGCGATCGCGGCGGCGCTGCTGCCCACTCCGGCGCTGGCGCCGCTGCCGCATCCCGGCGTCGATCTCGCGGCGTTCCGCCAGGCGCTGCCGCGCGATTTCTCGGTGCTGCAGGCGCAGTTCAGCCTGAAGGCGCCGGCGATGCGCTATGCGATCCGGCTGGCGCTGGCGATGACCACGGGGCTCGCCGTGACCCTGTTCCTGCCGGGCATCTCGCATGCGAGCTGGGTGCTGCTGACCACCGCGCTGATCATGCGGGCCAATTACAGCGTGACCCGGCAACGCCGCACCGACCGCGTGATCGGCACGCTGATCGGCTGCACGGTCGCGGCGGGGCTGCTCGCCTTCGTGCCGACGGCGTATCTGCTGGTGCTGGTCGCGATGGCGGTCGGAGTCAGCCACGCCTTCGGTGCGGTGAACTACCGCGTGACGGCGGTGGCGGCGTCGATCTCCGCCCTGCTGCTGCTGCATTTCCTGCAGCCCGGGGCGCATCACGTGCTGGCGGAGCGGGTGCTGGACACGCTGATCGGGGCCGCGCTGTCCTATGTCTTCGCCTTCCTGCTGCCCAATTGGGAGCATCAGGAGCTGCCGCGCACCGTCGCCGCGCTGCTCAAGGCCGACGGCGATTTCGCGCGCGCCGCGCTGACGCGGACGCGGGTCGAGATGGTCTACCGGCTGGCGCGCAAGCGGCTGTTCGATGCGGTGGCGAACCTTTCGGGCGCGGTGCGGCGGCTGGCCGACGAGCCGGATGTCGAGCGCGCGACGCTGGCGCGGCTGAACGATCTCCTGAGCGCGAACTACCTGCTGCTGTCGGACCTGACGTCGATGCAGGTTCTGTTCAAGCTGCGCGGCGCCGAACTGGACGCGGCGCAGAGCGACGCCCTGCTCAAGGAGGTGTGCGAGCGGGTCTCGGAGACGCTGGGCGGCAAGGGCGACGGCAAAAAGGCGTCGCCCCGGCTGGGCGCGGCGACCGACCTGCACCAGCCCAACGGGATGGCGGTGCTCAAACGGCGGCTGGTGCATATCGAGCACGCAGCGCGGCGGGTGGCGCAGCTGGCGGGCGGTTAG